Sequence from the Methanobacteriaceae archaeon genome:
TCTTTTAGGGTTACACACATTTTTTCGTTGGTAGAAGCACCTAAGAATTTGTATTTGTTAGATCCAACTTTAGAACCAGAAGCTACAATTCCTCCAGGGAATGGAGTAATGGTACCCGGGACATTTTCAATAGCATCTACTGCAACTTCTGCAGCGAGTAAACCTGCTGCTTGACTATCGGCAAGTATTATGAGGTTTCCTCCGGCTACACCAGATTTAATTCCTAATTCTCCTTCAATTAAGAAGTCACCAGACATGAGGGGGATAGAGAATATGGTTCTTCCATCAAGTTCCAATTTTTTCTCATAACCGTCACCGAAGAATTTCAGTTTTTGACCGGTTTTTAGTTTTTCATCTTCATCATCAAGAACATCAAAGACGGCAGTTGTAGCTGCAGTGAGAATACACATTCCTACACGCTCTAATAATTCATGATCAAGTTTTCCCTTGTTCATGTTACAGATCATGATTATGTATCCTGGCCGGCCATCAGGGGTTTCTGATGGAGGCACATAACAATCAATACCCGCTTCGGCAGGGCATCCAATAACAGATGTTCCGTATCCAGTAGCTTCAGTAGCGGCTATTTTAGCCAGTTTTTTTGTTGCTGCTGTTACCAACAATCGTGAAACTTGTATTCCAAATGCTTCTGCAAAAGTATCTTCTATTTCCACACCATTTATTTCCATGATTATCACCGAGTTTGATGTAGTAAAAGAATTATTATATATTTTTCTATTTGATTTTATAGAAATAATCTGAAATAATCGGATTTTATATAAAATTTGAGAGATTTGAATTAATTAATTAATTAAACACTTAAAGAAATTACAAATAAGTGCTTGCTATAATAAATATATTAGAAATAATCATAATTATATTTTAAAATAATTAAAATAAGTTAAAATAAAAAAATCACTCATAAATCCGATCCAGCTCTAGACTTCCCAATTTAGGGACTTCTATTGAAAAACAAGTCCCGCCGGACAGTTTTCTTTTCATATTACCATCTATCTGATTTACTAAACTTTTAACCAGTTGCAGGCCCAGCGAATGTGTTCTATCAAAATTAACATCATCAGGGAATCCATCACCATTATCCTGAACCCTTAAAACATAGTAATCTGGATAATTTTTAAAAATAATTCTTATTTCACCCATTATATTCGGTTTAAAAGCGTGTCTAAAACTATTAGAAACTAATTCCGTTAAAATCATACCCAAAGGAATAGAAGTACTCATATCCATGAAAGTATCTTCTAATTCAACATTTAACCCTATATTACCTGGCTCTGGAGCATAGGTACTTAAAAGGCCGGAGAGAATACTTTTAGAATATTCTGCAAAATTAATACGAGTAAGCTCTGGAGATTGAATAAGCTTTTCATAAGCTTTTCTAATAGATTTAACACGATTATGAGTATCTTGAAGAAGTTCAGCATCCTTATCGTCCCTCATGTGAGCTTTTTGGAGATTCATAAGGCTGGTTACAATCTGCAAATTTTTTTCAATTTGCCGATAAAGTTCCTCAATCATTTTTTCTCGAGCTTCAGTGCGACTTTCCAGCTCTTTCTCTTTCTTTAAATGCTTTTCAACATCCCTTATAGTTACCAGAACTAATTTTCGATTTTTTATGTCAACTAAAGAATTTTTAAGTTCAACATTAATCAGTTCCCCATTTTTAGTTATGAATTCAAATTCATCTGGGCCACTGATCATACCTGCCGCATTTTTATCCAGAATAATCTTAGCTCTGGCTCTTTGGATAAGCGGTAGTAATTTTAGTTGCAAAAAACATTTACCAACTAAATCAACTCGAGTGTAACCTACCAAGTCTTCAAAAGATTTGTTACAGTCAATTAAAAATCCCTTCAAGTCATATAAATACCAAGGATCTGGATTTTGGTCTAGTAATAAATTTAAAAATTGATTGGAATTCCTAATATCCTCACTTAACATCTCATATTCATTTAAGAATGATTTTTTTAATTCAAAGTGATCACTATCTTCAGTAACTCCTCCCCCCATATGAGAATACTCTTCCTGCATTTAAAATCTCCACTTTAAATTAAATTACTAATTATTAATTCTTATAATTTTTAAATAATAATTAAATATTAATCTATGATTGTTTATGAATTAAATATTATGAACAATTCAGTTTACATTATAAATTATGGATTTTATTATTTAACTAATTTAGGTATAATATAATTTTTTAGTTAATATTTTTACTATACCAGTTTAGCATATTATATTTTCTTTGATATTTTTTCAATAACACCAGACCCGAAATAAGGCAAACATGCGATCCCTATAATAGAAGTCATCCAAAATGATATTAATCGTTCCAGAACAGTGGCCGCGGCACTAATCGAAGGAGGGACACCCGCAGCAGAATAAAGTATTATCATAATCCCGTCAACCGCCCCTAGGCCTCCCGGAAGTAATGGAATCATTCCAATTAAACTGGCAATTATAAAAACTTCTGCTATTAAAATTAATGATATATCCATTCCAAAGGCGGAAAATACCAGATAAACCCTCATTATTTCAAAAAACCAGATCAAAAATGAAAGTGGAATACCATATAACATTACTTTCCTATCTTTCAGCATTATTTTCATGGTGAACTGAAATTCATTTATGGCACTTAAAGCTTTTTTTTCAAGTTTTTCCGGATTTTTCCGGTAAAACCTTCTTATAAGTTTTAAAACCCATCGCGTGAATTTTTCTCCTGCTTTTTTGTTTAAAGATGTATAAAAAATCAGTACAAAAATTACAATAAGTAGTATTACAGCGATAATTAAACTTAAAAGAACCCAAAACGGCAGACTAAAAGTCATCATAACCGCAAAAATAGTTATGACTGCTAAAACGATAAATGGGAACATATCCAGGCCCCTATCTGCAATCACTGTTGCAAATGAAGATTCCATGGAACATTTAGAATATTTGCTTAAAATATAAGCCCTGACCGGTTCTCCTCCTCCTCTGCCACTAGGAGTGATATTGTTTACTGCAAGTCCCACCATGAGCATAGGTAAAAGATGTCTTTTCTTAACATTTATTTTGACGGAGTTAGTGGTTATTGACCATCTCAATGCCCACAAGCCATAAACAAGGAATTGAACAAGTATTGCTAAGATTATAAAAATTGGATTTGCCTTTTCCAATGCATTTAAGATTTTCTCTGGGCCTATGAATATTATCATGGCTGCTATAATCCCTATGCCAACCAGTATTAAAATTAGTCCTTTGTGTTTCATTATAACCAGTCATTAATGAGTTAATAGGTTAATAAGTTGAATTTTATTATTAATTAATATATATTTTAAATTTAATAGATCTAAATAATTAGTAAGTATAGCAAAATTTTTGTTTTATAGAAATCAGACCATTAAAAATTTTTAGATAATGAAAAATATACAAATTGGATTAGTATCTAGTTAAATAGACTAGTTAAACTAAACTACTATATAAAATTATAGAACTAAATACTAAATTAATTACCTTTTAAATTTTTTGCTTTTTTGAGTTTATTATTCACCTATTTTTACTAAATTTTATTAGTTTTAAGAGGCATATTATTAAAAGTAGAAATAATATTAGTTTAAAATCTAAAATTTAGAGAACATTGGAGGGTATAAAATGGATTTGCTTACTATAATTATTATATTGGCAGCCATACTGATTATTATCGGACTTTCTGTCAAGGTTGTGAACCAGTACGAACGAGGAGTCGTTTTTAGACTGGGTAAAGTAATAGGTGTTAGAGAACCAGGACTTAGAATAATTATTCCTCTGGTTGATCGTATGGTAAAGCCTTCACTTAGAATAGTTACTATGCCTATCCCTGCTCAGAAAATCATTACACAAGATAATGTAACCATTGATGTGGCCGCAGTGGCCTATTTTAAAGTGGTGGATGCATATAAAGCAGTAGTAGAGATTGAAAACTACAACCGAGCAGTAAATCAGATTTCTCAGACCACTGTTAGAAGTGTGGTAGGACAATTTACATTAGACCAAGTTTTATCAGATACCCCTCATGTCAACCAAAAAATTCAGGAAATTATAGATGGACACAGCGAACCATGGGGAATTAAAGTTACCACCGTGGAAATAAAAGATATTAAATTGCCAGAAAGCATGCAAAGGGCTATTGCTCTACAAGCTGAAGCTGAAAGAGAGAAAAGAGCCAAAATTATCTCTGCAGAAGGAGAATATCTGGCAGCAGGTAAATTAGGGGATGCTGCAGATATCATTACTGAACATCCAGTAGCTCTGCAGCTGCGGATTATGCAAGTACTCAGTAACATCGCTGCCGAGAAAAACTCAACCATTGTGTTCCCTGCACAATTACTCAACAGTATACGGGACATTAAAGACTTCCTAGGGTCTGAATTGAGTGTTATGGAAGAAGAAAAAAAATCTAAATAAAAACAATATTTAAATTTTTATTTATTTATTTTTTAAAGTGATTAAAAAGTCTAATTTAATAAATAAGAACTACATACATTTTCTATTTTTATTTTTAACTGAATATTCAAGATTAATAGATTATTAAATGCCCTGACATCAATTATCCCTGTTTTAATAACATGATTTTTTACTGTTAAGACAAGATTTATATGTTATCAAGGAAATCTCTAATAAGATAATATGAAGTATTTCGGAAAGCGGGATTTTTTTGTAGTCTCAGAGTATCTGGGAGGCATAATGCAGGGAATTGGTGTAGTAGTTATCCTGCCAATTATAGTTTCTCTGATTTATGGAGAAAATAATTATATTAGTTTTATTATACCTTCGGCCATTTCCATAACCATAGGAACTCTAATAAAACAAATTGTTCCTTCTGGAGGATCCATAAGGCTAAAGCACGGAATGATAATCGCGGCCTTGGCTTGGCTATGGGCAGCTCTCATTGGTAGTTTGGTGATGATTATAGGCCTTAAAATGGGATTTATTGATGCTTATTTTGAAAATATGTCTGCCTGGACAGGTAGTGGCCTCAGCATATTTCTCGATGTTGAAATACTTCCCAAATCCATTTTATTTTTAAGAAGTCTTGAGCAGTGGATTGGAGGAGTTGGAGTAGTTATTGTGGTTATAGGAATTCTTATTCGTCCTGGAACCGCTGCATCTCGATTATACAAGTCTGAAGCTAGGGAAGAACGTATAAAACCCAGCATACCCAATACCGTGAAGACCATCTGGTGGATCTATTTATTTTATACTATTTTAGGAATTGTCCTCTATGGACTTGCTGGAATGTCCCTTTTTGATGCTATTAACAATACCATGACTAATCTCTCCACTGGAGGAATGTCCATTAAAAATGGAAATATTGGTGCCTATGGAAGCGATTTAATCACCATGATCACCATATTTTTAATGATCGTGGGTGGTACCAGTTTCCTGGTGCACTATCGGGTTTTGAAGGGAAATGTAAAATTCGCTATAAAAGATATACAGTTTCAAGCCATGGTCATTATTGTAGCATTATTTTCCATGCTTATTTTTATGAGTGGTAAAATTTTACCGCTCGATTCTATTTTTAACGTCGTTTCTGCTCTTAGTTGTACCGGGTCAAATACTCAAACTCTTCCACAAATGATAGCCTGGTCATCTTATGTTAAAATATTAATTTTAACATGTATGGTAATTGGAATGGCTGCCGGTTCAACTACTGGTGCTATTAAGCTAATAAGAATAGTTACCATCCTTAAAGGAGTTTACTGGGAATTAATGAAGATTTTAACTCCAGAAGGTTCAGTAATACCTCGTAAAATTTCAGGAAAAACTGTAAGTGACGTAGAAATTAGAGAGGCCAGTTCTTACACCTCAATATATATTGTTTTTCTTTTATTCGGTTGGTTAGTCTTGGCAGCATATGGCTACGATCCTTTGAACTCCCTTTTTGAAGTAGCATCGGCCCAGGGAAACGTTGGGTTGAGTATGGGGATTACATCCCCTAATATGCCTGAAATCGCAAAGATAGTAATGATTTTTAATATGTGGGTTGGGAGACTGGAAATTATACCTGTTCTGATATTAGTAAGAGGCGGATTAGAATTATTAAAACGCAGCTAGTTGCATTAGAATTAATGAATAAAATTTTAGAATATTAATTTAGAAAAAGCTTATTAATAAGAATATGCAAAGAAAATCACTCACTGAATTAGTGATATTTAGAATTTTTATATTTTAAAAAACATTAATAAAAATCAATATTTCAAATTTATCCTGTTAAATGCTTAGTTGATTAAAGTAAGGTGTACAATATATGTATGTAGTTATAATGGGGGGAGGTAGAGTGGGATTAACTCTAGCAAGCCTTTTAATTTCTGATGGTCACGATGTCACCCTCATTGAAAATGATGAATCATTGTGTGGTAATGCTGCGGTAGAATTAGATGCTCTGGTGATTTGTGGTAATGGAACCGACATCAAAACACTGGAAGAGTCGAATATTAACAATGCTAATGTTTTTGTGGCTGCAACCGGTAATGACGAAGCTAATTTGCTTTCATGCATTTTGGTAAGAGAATATAATATCCCCAAGATTATTGCACGAGTAAGTAACCCTGATCACGAGGAAGCCTTCCGTAAAGTAGGTATTGATCATGTTATAAGTCCGGAGCGAACTGCAGCAGGTTATCTTGAAAAACTCATAACCCGGCCTAAAGTAGCAGATTTGATTGTTTTAGGTAGTGGTGATGCCGAAATACTGGATATGACCATTAAAAATAAGAAAATAATCGGAAAACGAGTAGGGGACATTTCTCCCACAGACGATTACATTATTGTTTCTATCTACAATAACGGCCATATTGAAATTCCCCGTGCAGATATGATTTTAAATGAAGGCAGTAAAGTTTCTGTTCTAGTAAAAATAGATGCCGTAAAAGAAGTTACTAAGATTTTTACTAAATAAAATTCATTAATTAATAATAAAAATATTTTTTAATACTTTTTTAAATTCTTAATTACATTAACAGCAATTTAAAGTTTTGCATAATAAGTCTTATTTTCAATTTTTCATATTTTGAATATAATAATTATGCTTTTTTTAGATATTTATTCCTATAGGTATTATATTCCTAAAATATCAATTAAAATTAAATTATTCATATTGACCATTATAACCTTTGGAAAATCATTCTAAAAGCTTATTTTTGAACAATATTCATTTGAATTAATTATTTAATAAAATTTAAATAATAAAAAATGCATTATTGGTATTGGGTGTAAAAAATGAGTTGGTTAATAACAGTCATTGTTCTAATAGTCATAATAATTCTAATAGTTTGGATTGTATCCATGTACAACAGCCTGATTAATCTACGTAACCGGGTAAAAAATGCATGGTCCCAAATAGACGTTCAACTTAAAAGAAGAACTGATTTAATACCAAATTTGGTGGAAACCGTCAAAGGATATGCTAAACACGAGAAAGGAGTATTTGAAGAGGTAACTAAGGCCCGTTCAAATGTTATAAATGCTCAAAGCGTGCAGGAAAATCAAGAGGCCAATAATCAGTTAACTGGAGCTTTAAAAACTCTCTTTGCCGTAGCTGAAAATTATCCTGATTTAAAAGCCAGTAAAAATTTCCAGGAATTACAGGCCCAGTTATCTGAAACCGAAGATAAGATTGCTTATTCCAGACAATTCTACAATGATACGGTAATGATGTACAATAACAAAATTCAGATGT
This genomic interval carries:
- the fhcD gene encoding formylmethanofuran--tetrahydromethanopterin N-formyltransferase, with the translated sequence MEINGVEIEDTFAEAFGIQVSRLLVTAATKKLAKIAATEATGYGTSVIGCPAEAGIDCYVPPSETPDGRPGYIIMICNMNKGKLDHELLERVGMCILTAATTAVFDVLDDEDEKLKTGQKLKFFGDGYEKKLELDGRTIFSIPLMSGDFLIEGELGIKSGVAGGNLIILADSQAAGLLAAEVAVDAIENVPGTITPFPGGIVASGSKVGSNKYKFLGASTNEKMCVTLKDEVEDTQIPADVNGVYEIVIDGVDEESVKAATKAAVEAAVKVPGVLKISAVNFGGDLGAYKIVLHDLF
- a CDS encoding PAS domain S-box protein, producing MQEEYSHMGGGVTEDSDHFELKKSFLNEYEMLSEDIRNSNQFLNLLLDQNPDPWYLYDLKGFLIDCNKSFEDLVGYTRVDLVGKCFLQLKLLPLIQRARAKIILDKNAAGMISGPDEFEFITKNGELINVELKNSLVDIKNRKLVLVTIRDVEKHLKKEKELESRTEAREKMIEELYRQIEKNLQIVTSLMNLQKAHMRDDKDAELLQDTHNRVKSIRKAYEKLIQSPELTRINFAEYSKSILSGLLSTYAPEPGNIGLNVELEDTFMDMSTSIPLGMILTELVSNSFRHAFKPNIMGEIRIIFKNYPDYYVLRVQDNGDGFPDDVNFDRTHSLGLQLVKSLVNQIDGNMKRKLSGGTCFSIEVPKLGSLELDRIYE
- a CDS encoding UPF0104 family protein, which gives rise to MKHKGLILILVGIGIIAAMIIFIGPEKILNALEKANPIFIILAILVQFLVYGLWALRWSITTNSVKINVKKRHLLPMLMVGLAVNNITPSGRGGGEPVRAYILSKYSKCSMESSFATVIADRGLDMFPFIVLAVITIFAVMMTFSLPFWVLLSLIIAVILLIVIFVLIFYTSLNKKAGEKFTRWVLKLIRRFYRKNPEKLEKKALSAINEFQFTMKIMLKDRKVMLYGIPLSFLIWFFEIMRVYLVFSAFGMDISLILIAEVFIIASLIGMIPLLPGGLGAVDGIMIILYSAAGVPPSISAAATVLERLISFWMTSIIGIACLPYFGSGVIEKISKKI
- a CDS encoding slipin family protein, translated to MDLLTIIIILAAILIIIGLSVKVVNQYERGVVFRLGKVIGVREPGLRIIIPLVDRMVKPSLRIVTMPIPAQKIITQDNVTIDVAAVAYFKVVDAYKAVVEIENYNRAVNQISQTTVRSVVGQFTLDQVLSDTPHVNQKIQEIIDGHSEPWGIKVTTVEIKDIKLPESMQRAIALQAEAEREKRAKIISAEGEYLAAGKLGDAADIITEHPVALQLRIMQVLSNIAAEKNSTIVFPAQLLNSIRDIKDFLGSELSVMEEEKKSK
- a CDS encoding TrkH family potassium uptake protein, whose translation is MKYFGKRDFFVVSEYLGGIMQGIGVVVILPIIVSLIYGENNYISFIIPSAISITIGTLIKQIVPSGGSIRLKHGMIIAALAWLWAALIGSLVMIIGLKMGFIDAYFENMSAWTGSGLSIFLDVEILPKSILFLRSLEQWIGGVGVVIVVIGILIRPGTAASRLYKSEAREERIKPSIPNTVKTIWWIYLFYTILGIVLYGLAGMSLFDAINNTMTNLSTGGMSIKNGNIGAYGSDLITMITIFLMIVGGTSFLVHYRVLKGNVKFAIKDIQFQAMVIIVALFSMLIFMSGKILPLDSIFNVVSALSCTGSNTQTLPQMIAWSSYVKILILTCMVIGMAAGSTTGAIKLIRIVTILKGVYWELMKILTPEGSVIPRKISGKTVSDVEIREASSYTSIYIVFLLFGWLVLAAYGYDPLNSLFEVASAQGNVGLSMGITSPNMPEIAKIVMIFNMWVGRLEIIPVLILVRGGLELLKRS
- a CDS encoding TrkA family potassium uptake protein encodes the protein MYVVIMGGGRVGLTLASLLISDGHDVTLIENDESLCGNAAVELDALVICGNGTDIKTLEESNINNANVFVAATGNDEANLLSCILVREYNIPKIIARVSNPDHEEAFRKVGIDHVISPERTAAGYLEKLITRPKVADLIVLGSGDAEILDMTIKNKKIIGKRVGDISPTDDYIIVSIYNNGHIEIPRADMILNEGSKVSVLVKIDAVKEVTKIFTK
- a CDS encoding LemA family protein gives rise to the protein MSWLITVIVLIVIIILIVWIVSMYNSLINLRNRVKNAWSQIDVQLKRRTDLIPNLVETVKGYAKHEKGVFEEVTKARSNVINAQSVQENQEANNQLTGALKTLFAVAENYPDLKASKNFQELQAQLSETEDKIAYSRQFYNDTVMMYNNKIQMFPSSIIANQFNFSEAEFFETEESARSVPKVEF